Proteins encoded within one genomic window of Halomonas sp. YLGW01:
- the ugpC gene encoding sn-glycerol-3-phosphate ABC transporter ATP-binding protein UgpC — protein sequence MASVNLQKINKVFGSTHIIKDLDLEVGDGEFVVFVGPSGCGKSTLLRLIAGLESITDGEMHFANDLVNDLPPRERGVGMVFQSYALYPHMTVYENMAFGLKLAKTDKQSIEQRVMETARILQLEELLHRKPKELSGGQRQRVAMGRAMAREPRILLFDEPLSNLDASLRVQMRNEIARLHQRLGSTMVYVTHDQVEAMTLADKIVVLRDGRIEQVGSPQTLYQQPATKFVAGFIGSPTMNFLPAQLLGADAETCRVKAEGLGELALPQDANGQPRGADLTLGVRPEHLTLAEPRGDNRFEIVNVEYLGNEVYVYLEPKAGEALLIHRSEAPSQWQIGQQVALVPELAHVHLFDAGDRALPLAKAAAAA from the coding sequence ATGGCAAGCGTGAACCTCCAAAAGATCAACAAGGTCTTCGGCAGCACCCACATCATCAAGGATCTCGACCTCGAGGTCGGCGATGGCGAGTTCGTGGTCTTCGTCGGCCCCTCGGGCTGTGGCAAATCGACCCTGCTGCGCCTGATCGCCGGGCTGGAGTCGATCACCGACGGCGAGATGCACTTCGCCAACGACCTGGTCAACGACCTGCCTCCCCGCGAGCGCGGTGTCGGCATGGTCTTCCAGTCCTACGCCCTCTATCCGCACATGACGGTGTACGAGAACATGGCCTTCGGCCTGAAGCTTGCCAAGACCGACAAGCAGAGCATCGAGCAGCGGGTGATGGAAACGGCGCGCATCCTGCAGCTCGAGGAGCTCCTGCACAGAAAGCCCAAGGAACTCTCCGGCGGCCAGCGTCAGCGGGTCGCCATGGGCCGCGCCATGGCCCGCGAGCCGCGGATCCTGCTGTTCGACGAGCCGCTCTCCAACCTGGACGCCTCGCTGCGGGTGCAGATGCGCAACGAGATCGCCCGACTGCACCAGCGCCTGGGCTCGACCATGGTCTACGTCACCCACGACCAGGTAGAAGCCATGACGCTGGCCGACAAGATCGTGGTGCTGCGCGATGGCCGCATCGAACAGGTCGGCAGTCCCCAGACCCTCTATCAGCAGCCCGCCACCAAGTTCGTCGCCGGCTTCATCGGCTCGCCGACCATGAACTTCCTGCCGGCACAGCTCCTTGGCGCTGACGCCGAGACATGTCGGGTCAAGGCCGAGGGCCTCGGTGAGCTGGCCCTGCCCCAGGACGCCAACGGCCAGCCTCGCGGCGCCGACCTGACCCTGGGCGTTCGCCCCGAGCACCTGACCCTGGCCGAACCCCGCGGCGACAACCGCTTCGAGATCGTCAACGTCGAGTACCTGGGCAACGAGGTCTATGTCTATCTCGAGCCCAAGGCCGGCGAGGCGCTGCTGATCCACCGCAGCGAGGCCCCCAGCCAGTGGCAGATCGGCCAGCAGGTGGCACTCGTGCCGGAGCTTGCGCACGTGCACCTGTTCGATGCCGGCGACCGGGCCCTGCCCCTCGCCAAGGCCGCCGCAGCCGCATAA